From Rutidosis leptorrhynchoides isolate AG116_Rl617_1_P2 unplaced genomic scaffold, CSIRO_AGI_Rlap_v1 contig95, whole genome shotgun sequence, one genomic window encodes:
- the LOC139885323 gene encoding uncharacterized protein, whose protein sequence is MVATNVKLETMNLMEKRSAIEVEMNSIIQILSVGGGPGIEGGLVDSEGFPRLDIDIPDVRAQRRRLSELKNDHKEITEKIDANIQILHAARVPSKSSSVKDSGKTADGVVSTTSDVVVPASPSSSMDVDVVFKLPFAMVDEITDGSPAAEDGLQLGDRIVKFGNVEAGDNNLTQKLSSEAQTNQGKAVPVVVMRQGAIINLTVTPRTWQGRGLFGCHFQML, encoded by the exons ATGGTGGCGACGAATGTTAAACTTGAAACGATGAATTTAATGGAGAAGAGAAGCGCTATCGAAGTTGAAATGAATTCGATCATCCAGATTCTATCTGTCGGCGGCGGTCCTGGTATCGAAGGCGGTCTCGTCGACTCTGAG GGTTTTCCTCGCTTGGATATCGATATCCCTGATGTGCGAGCCCAACGACGTCGTCTTTCTG AACTGAAAAATGACCATAAGGAGATTACTGAGAAGATTGATGCAAACATACAAATTTTGCATGCAGCAAGAGTACCTTCCAAATCTTCTTCTGTGAAAGATTCAGGTAAGACTG CCGATGGTGTCGTATCGACAACCTCTGATGTGGTCGTTCCGGCATCTCCATCATCTTCCATGGATGTAGACGTAGTTTTCAAATTACCTTTTGCTATGGTCGACGAGATTACTGATGGATCTCCAGCAGCTGAAGATGGATTACAACTTGGAGACAGAATTGTGAAATTTGGAAATGTTGAAGCTGGAGATAACAACTTGACACAGAAGCTTTCTTCTGAAGCTCAGACAAACCAGGGAAAAGCAGTACCTGTTGTTGTAATGCGACAAGGTGCAATCATCAATCTTACAGTGACACCAAGGACATGGCAAGGCAGGGGTCTTTTCGG ATGTCATTTCCAGATGCTGTAA